CCTCTTGGTGGCTGAATTGAAAGGCAAGGGAACTGATGCTCATATAGAGTATTAGCTGAGGAATGGGCACATCACATACTGGTCACATTATGGCATACGATTTAGCAAGTCCAGTTAAAAAAGATATGATAGCATACGGCTTAGCAAATCACATCACGTACTGGTCCACATTAGCTTTTTACCACTCATAGAGGAAGCCTTCAGAACTTGACCCATATATTCAATAGATAAGTGAGGAGGCTTTTGTCTATAGGTGACCATTAGCATAAAAGAGTGCTCATATGATTTACAACTAGCTAGTGTCATTACGTCCTAATCTACTCCATTCCACAACTTTCTCTAATTGCAAGTCCAGTTAATCTAATTCTCTAACACTAAGTATATTGAGGTTAAAAGGATAGGTTAGAAATGCAGCTTCCTAAGTATGCACAACTTGCCTGACATTGCATTTTGATGCATCAACAAAATGGCCGAATTGCTTGTGATAATGTCAACTGATAGGCTACCTTAGATGAGGCTCGGTTATTCCAATTTGTGACCTTCAACTTGTCCTAGAGTTTGATAACAATGAAGTGGTGCATCGTTGAGTTAACTGCAAGTGCAGAACATCTCAAAATTGCAAAACTCAAAAGAACAGAGGTATGAATAGAATCAAGTATCGCTTGGTGAGCTAAATTATCTCACAACTGGATCATCTAAACTCAGTAACAAATCATACAAATTAGATATCAGTATAACTGATCATGATTTGCCCTTACCATAAGTGCATagaaatcaaaattatatttgtTGTCTCCTACTTGTGCATTGAGAAGGTGTAAAAATGGATTGGACCACTTTAGCTAATCCACACCATTGATTATGACCCATGAGATCTTTTCCTTATTCTTTTATAGTAAGAATAAAGAGACCATCTTCTAATTACTTTCATTTCGAGAATGAAATGATATATGCATATGAAAAACTTTCCTAAAACACCAAAATATATGATTTGCAGTTTGTAGACATTTCCAATTGCATAAAATTATGATAGTGATATGGATCTAAAATTTGGACAGCTCACTTTGATTTTTGGATCATGTAATCTTAATGCAACACCTAACATCAAATAATTTAGATCATGGTATAGATTTTTATCCATATGTGCTATGTTGTATTTGGGCAAACTCATCTAATTAATATATCATGCATTTTTCAGCCCTTTTTTCTCATTAAACATTTTAAAATCATTTTATGTATAAATAGAAaatcatcaaaatattttttaaattttaagcaTTTTTAATGGCACAAattgaataattatttaaatctctAAATTCAGATGGTCTTTTATTGATTCctgaactttaaaattttaacattTAGTATGTAACATACCTCTAGAAACCAAATCTTCGACCAAAGATTTAACCAATCAATAATCAATAATAGAATGAATATATGTTAGAAATGTATGCATtgcaaatttttaaagaaaaaaaacatCCATTACATCACCAATTTTTATTATAAACAACATGACTTCAAGTGCATGACAGAATGCTGATATCCACAAATAAGTTAGCGAATTCTTTAACAGGAAATTAATTTAACATTATAGAGCTTAGAGTACTTATTGCATGAAGCACCACCAACAATGTTAAAGGTGACTCAAGACAATGCTATAGGCATCTTGAGCAGTAAATTGGATAAAAAGAAATCACAAAGTTAAAAAAATTGATAGTTAGGAATGTTGATTGCTTTGCCACGAGATAGGTACATGATAGCATTAAGAAGCAATCTCCTCACCATGTTACATGATAAATATATAAGGCTAATTTGCAAGTCCAATGATAACATATCAAACCTCctagaaaaaaaaaagctcaatctttaaaatatatttcaatTGCTTACTCAAAATAACTCTTGTGAATATTTGAGTTGGAACTTGAAGAGTAGCTGCTAACTGAAGGTCCACCAGACGATGATGATGTAGAGATCAAGTTAGAAATATCCATTGGAGGAAAATACATTGCCACAGGCATCTTTGATGGCAGATCGGGCAGTGGAGCATCAAATTTTAGAACATTAATCGCTTGTCTTATTGACGGTCTTAAATTATGATCTGGATGGACACACCACAGTCCTACAACCATAAAGCGCTCCACTTGTTTCTCCTCAAATTTCAGCTTTAATTCTTTATCCACTGCTGTTAAACACATATTTTTTCCATAAAGCTCCCATACCCACTCTACCAAGCTCACCTTGTCTGGCTTCTCTTTTACATCAATTGGTTTTCTACCACATACAATTTCTAGTAAAACTACTCCAAAGCTGTATACATCCGATTCTTTGCTAGCTTTTCCTGTAAAATAGTATGATGCATTTCAATTAgtaaaaattagtttatatttatCACTGTTAATTTCaagttaattaaaataatatagacCCAACTAAACAAATCAACTATGATCCGAACTCCATATTGCCATGTTTGTGTTCATATTGAGCTACGCTGGCTTAAGTTTATTCTTGGGTACAATGGTTGATGGGTTAAATCTTCGTGGTGGATATTCAGATTGAGCAATCAAGAGCTTTTTGTATAGGCTGGACCAATTGACTACTCGGTTAGGCAAGCTTGACTTAGCAAATTCCTTAAACTAAATTTTTTGGTAATAAATTTGTGGGGTAGGAATGTATCTATGCCTAATGAACATCTGTGACAACACAAAACTTTAGCTGAATTTAACTTCTTATCAAGCAAATAGATGTATTTTTTGTTTTCTCCAAATGCAATAGGGAAAGAAGATTAATGGTATAATTCTCTGTAAATCAGACTAGTAGATCCTTTGCAAGCTAAAATCAAGCTTGGCTATTACATTCGGATAGCAATGACTGAAACATTCTTTGAGCACCACCCGTGGTATAGAAAATATGATGTGGAGCATACTGTTTCATCCTATTAGACTATGTAGCTATCATTTTTCAACATGTATTTAATATccgtagttttattttttcgtttgaaattttaaatgatcaaaatacttcttcttttttcaaaaaattatgacatcctgtacttatattatgatatcctatattaaaattatgattttttgtataggatattataattttttcacaaGATGTCATAAAGAAGAAAGAGTATTcgtcattaaaaaatttagaacTATGGGCATTAAatggatattaaatatatattgaaaagtgATGATCATATAATCCAATAAGATGAAGCGGTTCGCTCCATATCAAGATTTTCTACACCGAGGgaagtgcacaaagaatttcatgCAGTGACTGGTCTACCTTATAGTAGAGCTAGCTGACAATGGACCTTCCACATGGGAGGCCCAGACCATGGGGCTGCCATGGGCTCAAAGACCCATTTTCCTTGGGCCAGGCCAAGCCACAATCAGCAATTCAGCTTTACTAGCACAAATAACACATCCCTCTctataattttaatcataaaacatTCATTCAAAGAGCATTCAAAGTAcagttaaaattataatattacttACCTGTAGTAGCATATTCAGGTGCGATGTATCCCCTCGTCCCAGCCATAACCGTTGTTTGCATGTTGCTTTCATGATCGACAAGCCTTGCTAGCCCAAAGTCACCAAGCTTAGCATTGAATCCTGAATCCAACATCAGGTTGCTTGGCTTCACATCTCTATGGACCACACACTGCTCCCACTCTTCGTGAAGATACAATAGTGCCGAGGCCAAGCCGAACGCGATGTGGTACCTCTCTGGCCATGTTAGCAATCTCTCCTCGCTGTATAGATGGTAATCAAGGCTTTTGTTAGACATGTACTCGTAGACAAGTAACAAATCACCTCTTTCGTGGCAATAGCCAATGAGTTGCACAAGATTGCGATGCCTCAACCGGCTTATAATCGTCACTTCCGATATGTACTCCTTCTTCCCTTGCTTAGAATCTCTAGAAATCCTTTTGATTGCCACTTCTTGCTTCGTGTCATGCAACACTCCCTTGTAAACCTCCCCGAAACCCCCTTCCCCAAGCTTTGCCTCCTCAACAAAATTTCTGGTTGCAATCGCGAGTGCACTGTAAGAAAATTTCTTAGGGCCGCCACCTCTCTCGAATGCATTATTGATGGACAATTCAAGagccatctcttcttcttctgcttCCATCCCTCCACCAGCCCTCTTACGCCACACTGCATACCACACTAAACCCAACCCACATAGCAAGATCCCAATACCGACGCTAAGGCCCACCACTAATCTCTTACTCTCCTTCTTGGATTGCAAATTGGAGGACATGAAATACCAGGAATAGATGCTATGAGACTCGTAAAGGTCCCCGGTGGCCGCCGAGAAACCAACGGCTATATTCTCAGGCAGGTAGTCCCTCAAGTCCACAACATAAAACAAGCTCCAATTCCTCCCAGGATTTGCAACATCACTGAGGAAGACGCTCAAATTCAGGGTAATAGCGTTATAACTAACGGATGCAATGAATCGTCCATTCTCACTGATGGTAGCATTCAAGTCCAACTGCTTTTTAGAAGAGATCGACCAAATGTCGATGCCCATATGGTGGGAGCTCGTATCGTTGAACGCACGGTTTAAGAAGGTATCAAATTCCACAGCCACCACATCATTCTCCCATGTAGTATTGCCAGAAACACTAAATAGTCCAAGACCTGCACCGGATGAATTCCGTGGAGCCTCAAAAGGGAAGGGCGAGAGGAAGAAGGCAAGCCCATCGGCACCTTCACTTTCTCCGCTGTCGATACCGAAACTGAAATTTGTGGTGAAGTTGGCGAGCGTTCCTGAAGCTTTGTGCCAAAGAGGCACCGGTTCAAGATATGTGGCGCTTCCAAAGCTTTGGTTACTGGGAGCATTCTTCTGGTTACTGGTGAGTTGGATGCTGCTGCCGTCAAAGTAGGCGTCGCCGGAGAGGTTCAAGTTTGGTTCATTCAGTTTGTTGCCAGTCAAGTTGAAAGAGAGTGGGCTTGCAAGGGAGACAAAGAGAGACAACAACTGAAAGAGGAGAACTAGGATGTTGAGAGATCTAGAGTTGCAGGGAGCCATTGCTTGATCCCCAGCTGCTTTCTCCGGAAAGGCGAAGAAATGAACAAAGTATGGCTTCTTTAAGATGACTTTAGCTGTGAAAAGGTCAAATAAGAGGGGCACAATTGGCCCACTCTACTCCGCCGCGTTCTTTGATTCGCAAGCCATTGCTTGGGAAGTCCAGCAGGCTTGCCAAATTAGATTTTTTGAGTGGTAGAAAGACGGGAGTAGCAACTTCGTCAAGAAATTTTTAGGTGGGAATCAGTCGTTTGACTAGCTCAACGGTTAGTTGGGAATCAGTCACTTGCCATTTTTTCCCGTAGCACGGCTAGTCTGGGCTGGAGGCGTTTGCATCTTGCAATCTAGGATTCGTAAGTCAATTGCAGCCTTGCGACGATACCATGCCACAACTTGGAAGGATCCGGTCTTGTGACGATGTATACATTTCTAATGTAACACATATTGTCAAAGAAAGTAATGGGAGGCCATATCTATTATTTAAACCTTTTTAAAGTGGACTGAACAATGATGCCCCGGCACCACGCTTCTATTCCTATTGCATTAGGTTGTTCGAGGCTAAGAGCGCATTAggactttctttctttctttttatttttctattcttttGAGTGAAAGAGAAGCGCTTCTGACACTCACAACCCTGGGGATTACAGTAGAGAGATAGAAATCTTCTCAGAGAATTTTAAAAGATTTCATGTCCTACCAAATTATTTTTGGTACACAGGTTCTTCCACAGATAATAGTGATAGACTTTTTTTGTAAAACAAAGAAGGCATTTGAAGGCTTATTTAAAAAGATCCTGTTATTCCTTTCGTTTCAAACCTTCCAACAATAGGTAACTATCAGTTGATCAATGCATCTCTTCAAAGATATAGAAaacttctttcttcttcaagat
Above is a genomic segment from Elaeis guineensis isolate ETL-2024a chromosome 1, EG11, whole genome shotgun sequence containing:
- the LOC105032674 gene encoding L-type lectin-domain containing receptor kinase IX.1-like gives rise to the protein MAPCNSRSLNILVLLFQLLSLFVSLASPLSFNLTGNKLNEPNLNLSGDAYFDGSSIQLTSNQKNAPSNQSFGSATYLEPVPLWHKASGTLANFTTNFSFGIDSGESEGADGLAFFLSPFPFEAPRNSSGAGLGLFSVSGNTTWENDVVAVEFDTFLNRAFNDTSSHHMGIDIWSISSKKQLDLNATISENGRFIASVSYNAITLNLSVFLSDVANPGRNWSLFYVVDLRDYLPENIAVGFSAATGDLYESHSIYSWYFMSSNLQSKKESKRLVVGLSVGIGILLCGLGLVWYAVWRKRAGGGMEAEEEEMALELSINNAFERGGGPKKFSYSALAIATRNFVEEAKLGEGGFGEVYKGVLHDTKQEVAIKRISRDSKQGKKEYISEVTIISRLRHRNLVQLIGYCHERGDLLLVYEYMSNKSLDYHLYSEERLLTWPERYHIAFGLASALLYLHEEWEQCVVHRDVKPSNLMLDSGFNAKLGDFGLARLVDHESNMQTTVMAGTRGYIAPEYATTGKASKESDVYSFGVVLLEIVCGRKPIDVKEKPDKVSLVEWVWELYGKNMCLTAVDKELKLKFEEKQVERFMVVGLWCVHPDHNLRPSIRQAINVLKFDAPLPDLPSKMPVAMYFPPMDISNLISTSSSSGGPSVSSYSSSSNSNIHKSYFE